In Hydractinia symbiolongicarpus strain clone_291-10 chromosome 4, HSymV2.1, whole genome shotgun sequence, the following proteins share a genomic window:
- the LOC130640782 gene encoding TGF-beta receptor type-1-like, producing MLFLTLQCFYVLWNLVAGASNLTCYCNNKNGSGQSHRRCTNNKCFLKEDGFCYIMRKNGKSGTTFTEKGCLSFVDNGLNKNKDNYMSCDNEMMCNMNLVLNNSFSSSPNVTETSFPTTLKSTKHFTTFHITLLVVLPFMIGVSMMIAWLVCKYRKKGRNAGVDRSLLLHTVPASEERFRKNEIDIDKLDLLEFSSTGSGMGLPVLVQKTIAGEINLTRRIGQGAFGFVYHGLWRGQDVAVKVFSSTEESSWSREVKIYHTPMLRHENVLGFIAADSKDTGTVTQQWIITDYHSNGSLFDFLQDNTLDITMLHKMLLSIVNGVLHLHTEIIGTFGKPAMAHRDIKTKNILVKQNFTCCIADLGLTVMYSSDKKHTDKPEGTKTGTRRYQAPELLNNTLDQLGFQVCRRADIYALGLCLWEICRRTKIDGKVEEYQLPYFDAVQPDPSSEEMIQVVCVEKRRPHFSEHWKKHESMRILMKTMTECWYHEGSARLTALRIMKDLSSHLVVEKS from the exons gcgCTTCAAATTTAACTTGTTACTGTAACAATAAGAATGGTTCTGGACAGTCACATAGAAGATGCACTAATAACAAATGTTTTCTAAAAGAAGATGGCTTCTGCTACATTATgagaaaaaatggaaaaagtgGAACTACATTTACTGAGAAAGGATGCTTATCCTTTGTAGATAATGgacttaataaaaataaagataactaTATGAGCTGTGATAACGAGATGATGTGCAACATGAATTTGGTTCTTAATAATAGCTTTTCAT CTTCACCTAATGTGACAGAAACAAGCTTTCCAACTACGTTGAAATCAACCAAGCACTTTACTACATTCCATATTACCTTGCTGGTTGTTTTGCCGTTCATGATAGGTGTTAGCATGATGATCGCATGGTTAGTATGCAAATACCGTAAGAAAGGTAGAAATGCTGGTGTAGATAGATCTCTGCTGCTGCATACAGTTCCTGCATCTGAAGAACGTTTCCGGAAAAATGAAATTGATATTGATAAATTAGATCTGTTGGAATTCTCTTCTACAG GTAGTGGTATGGGATTACCAGTATTAGTTCAAAAAACTATAGCAGGCGAAATCAACCTGACACGAAGAATAGGACAAGGCGCATTTGGTTTTGTATATCACGGACTGTGGAGAGGACAAGATGTAGCCGTTAAAGTGTTTTCTAGCACTGAAGAGAGTTCTTGGTCACGGGAAGTGAAAATATATCATACACCTATGTTGAGGCATGAAAACGTATTAG GTTTCATAGCAGCTGACAGTAAAGACACAGGCACCGTAACTCAACAATGGATAATCACAGACTACCATTCAAATGGATCTTTATTTGATTTTCTGCAAGACAATACACTCGATATAACTATGTTACACAAGATGTTATTAAGTATAGTGAATGGAGTGCTACATTTACATACTGAAATAATAGGAACTTTTGGAAAACCAGCAATGGCTCATAGagacattaaaacaaaaaatatattagttAAGCAAAATT ttACTTGTTGTATAGCTGACTTAGGATTAACTGTAATGTATTCGTCAGATAAAAAACACACAGACAAACCCGAGGGTACAAAAACAGGAACGCGTCGATATCAAGCCCCTGAACTTTTAAACAACACGTTAGATCAGCTTGGATTTCAGGTCTGTCGAAGGGCAGACATTTACGCTTTAGGATTATGCTTGTGGGAGATATGTAGAAGAACAAAAATAGATG GTAAGGTTGAAGAATATCAGCTTCCTTACTTTGATGCCGTTCAACCCGATCCTTCATCAGAAGAAATGATACAAGTAGTTTGTGTGGAAAAGAGGAGGCCGCATTTTTCAGAACATTGGAAAAAACATGAG tccATGCGCATTCTGATGAAGACGATGACGGAGTGTTGGTACCATGAGGGTAGCGCAAGACTGACTGCATTGAGAATAATGAAAGACTTGAGCTCACACTTAGTCGTTGAGAAATCATAG
- the LOC130640785 gene encoding E3 ubiquitin-protein ligase NRDP1-like encodes MGYDVNRFQGDVDEELICSICSGVLEEPVQVPICEHAFCSACILEWLNHQATCPVDRQSITSSQLKPVPRILKNLLSRLTINCTNANFGCGSFVKLDVLNQHLSECEHNPRRPVHCELGCGLIIPLDEVGQHNCVRELHGIIQSQGDQIQDLKEQVQDFQRQIVELKQQVTVVTDIMQSFRMSANNLSLVSPRRNFVDTTDEVQQWLLALPPARVTRWGGMISTPDAVLQAVIRRSLADSGCPQYILDDLMENAHERRWSQGLSTLETRQMNRRRYEQYLARRIPGKQAVVVMACENRHMGEFMVMEPGIVMIFAHGIE; translated from the coding sequence ATGGGATACGATGTAAACAGATTTCAAGGTGATGTTGATGAAGAATTAATATGCTCCATATGTAGTGGTGTTCTTGAAGAACCAGTACAGGTCCCCATTTGTGAACATGCATTTTGTTCAGCTTGTATACTTGAATGGTTAAATCACCAAGCAACATGTCCTGTTGATCGTCAAAGTATTACATCTTCACAGCTTAAACCCGTTCCTCGTATACTAAAAAATCTTCTATCTCGTTTGACAATAAATTGCACAAATGCTAATTTTGGATGTGGGTCTTTTGTTAAACTTGATGTACTTAATCAACATTTATCAGAATGTGAACACAATCCCAGAAGACCTGTTCATTGTGAGCTTGGCtgtggtctaattattccacttgATGAAGTTGGTCAACATAACTGTGTCCGTGAATTGCATGGCATTATCCAATCACAGGGTGATCAAATACAAGATCTCAAGGAACAAGTTCAAGATTTTCAAAGACAAATTGttgaattaaaacaacaagttaCAGTTGTTACTGATATAATGCAAAGTTTTCGAATGTCTGCTAATAATTTATCGTTAGTATCACCTCGTAGAAATTTTGTGGATACAACAGATGAAGTGCAGCAATGGCTTTTAGCTTTGCCACCAGCAAGGGTTACTAGATGGGGTGGAATGATATCTACACCTGATGCTGTTCTTCAAGCTGTTATTCGAAGATCTCTTGCAGACAGTGGGTGCCCACAGTATATTCTTGATGATCTCATGGAAAATGCTCATGAAAGGCGCTGGTCACAGGGGTTGAGTACATTAGAAACCAGACAAATGAATCGTAGACGTTATGAACAATATCTTGCACGAAGAATACCAGGGAAGCAGGCAGTTGTTGTTATGGCATGTGAAAATCGTCATATGGGAGAGTTTATGGTAATGGAGCCAGGGATTGTTATGATATTTGCACATGGAATTGAATAA